One region of Haloprofundus salilacus genomic DNA includes:
- a CDS encoding DUF5827 family protein, producing MPRPKSEFEELFPCDFYTPEELLDADQMYTVYEIARLLQGLDADAEIDEGVEDILLDWAIPWIMRNSDEMVVAEPPSDEEPGYYGLRDDGDD from the coding sequence ATGCCACGACCGAAATCGGAGTTCGAAGAACTGTTCCCGTGTGACTTCTACACGCCCGAGGAACTGTTGGACGCCGACCAAATGTACACCGTCTACGAGATCGCCCGCCTCCTTCAGGGACTAGACGCCGACGCCGAAATCGACGAGGGAGTCGAGGATATCCTCCTCGACTGGGCGATTCCGTGGATAATGCGGAACTCCGACGAGATGGTCGTCGCCGAACCGCCCAGCGACGAGGAACCCGGCTACTACGGGTTGCGAGACGACGGGGACGACTGA
- a CDS encoding DUF7522 family protein produces MSDATERLLAAIRQFGGESLRDVWLFDQWTHEQLYVRSDVADDRSTLDVDALVDNERYGYVTRDTYESLFADEYAYTVRGFEHTEQFRTFLADCDHRVGVFAGFDRPNGGHDFARLHDEIVAAVEQTPVEEFMPSTCD; encoded by the coding sequence ATGAGCGACGCGACAGAGCGACTCCTCGCGGCGATTCGGCAGTTCGGCGGCGAGTCGCTTCGCGACGTGTGGTTGTTCGACCAGTGGACGCACGAACAGCTGTACGTTCGTTCGGACGTCGCGGACGACCGCTCGACGCTCGACGTCGACGCGCTCGTCGACAACGAGCGCTACGGCTACGTCACCCGGGACACGTACGAGTCGCTGTTCGCCGACGAGTACGCCTACACGGTTCGCGGCTTCGAGCACACCGAACAGTTCCGAACCTTTCTCGCCGACTGCGACCACCGCGTCGGCGTCTTCGCCGGCTTCGACCGTCCGAACGGCGGTCACGACTTCGCGCGACTCCACGACGAGATCGTCGCCGCCGTCGAGCAGACGCCCGTCGAGGAGTTCATGCCGAGCACGTGTGACTGA
- the sod gene encoding superoxide dismutase, whose protein sequence is MSYELDPLPYDYDALEPHISEQVLTWHHDTHHQGYVNGWNSAEETLAENRESGDFGSSGSALRNVTHNGCGHILHDLFWQNMSPEGGSEPSGELAERIETDFGSYDAWKGEFEAAAKNASGWALLVYDSFSNQLRNVVVDKHDQGALWGSHPIVALDVWEHSYYYDYGPARGDFIDAFFEVVDWDEPSARYEQALKLFE, encoded by the coding sequence ATGAGCTACGAACTCGACCCACTCCCGTACGATTACGACGCGCTCGAACCGCACATCTCCGAGCAGGTGCTCACGTGGCACCACGACACCCACCACCAGGGTTACGTCAACGGTTGGAACTCGGCGGAAGAGACACTCGCAGAGAACCGCGAGTCCGGCGACTTCGGGTCGTCGGGCAGCGCGCTGCGCAACGTGACCCACAACGGCTGCGGGCACATCCTTCACGACCTGTTTTGGCAGAACATGTCGCCGGAGGGCGGCTCTGAGCCGTCGGGCGAGCTCGCTGAACGCATCGAGACCGACTTCGGCTCCTACGACGCGTGGAAGGGCGAGTTCGAGGCCGCCGCGAAGAACGCCTCGGGCTGGGCACTTCTGGTGTACGACTCGTTCTCGAACCAGCTGCGCAACGTCGTCGTCGACAAGCACGACCAGGGCGCACTCTGGGGGTCACACCCCATCGTCGCGCTCGACGTGTGGGAGCACTCGTACTACTACGACTACGGACCGGCGCGCGGCGACTTCATCGACGCGTTCTTCGAGGTCGTCGACTGGGACGAACCCAGCGCACGCTACGAGCAGGCACTCAAACTGTTCGAGTAA